A genomic region of Gossypium hirsutum isolate 1008001.06 chromosome D01, Gossypium_hirsutum_v2.1, whole genome shotgun sequence contains the following coding sequences:
- the LOC107921422 gene encoding homeobox-leucine zipper protein HAT22 gives MGFDDICSSGLGLGLGWNVKENFSQSDHQQKKKKSLVRDEHFFPSLTLGPSSDDDARKAHGDDQQASSVTALSSFSNSSVKKEGDVEFERVSSRVGDEDDEGCHRKKLRLTKHQSAILEDRFKEHTTLCPKQKQALAAKLDLRPRQVEVWFQNRRARTKLKQTEVDCELLKKCCETLTEENKRLQKELQELKSWKLTASYCMQLPAAATLTMCPSCERVANGGDGPPATTTSIPFTIGPKSHFINSLSHPSAAC, from the exons ATGGGATTTGATGATATTTGCAGCAGTGGTCTTGGTCTTGGTCTAGGTTGGAATGTCAAAGAAAACTTTTCACAATCGGATCAtcaacaaaagaagaagaaatcgTTGGTGAGAGATGAGCATTTTTTCCCATCTCTGACGTTAGGTCCATCATCAGATGATGATGCTCGTAAAGCACATGGCGACGACCAGCAAGCCTCTTCTGTCACTGCACTGTCTTCGTTTTCAAACTCCAGTGTCAAGAAAGAGGGAGATGTGGAATTCGAGAGGGTCTCTTCAAGGGTTGGTGATGAAGATGATGAAGGTTGCCATAGAAAGAAACTTCGGCTTACCAAACACCAAtctgcaatcttagaagatagattCAAAGAGCACACCACTCTCTGTCCT AAACAGAAGCAAGCTTTAGCAGCTAAGTTGGATCTAAGGCCAAGGCAAGTTGAAGTATGGTTCCAAAATAGGAGAGCCAGGACAAAGCTGAAACAGACTGAAGTAGATTGTGAATTACTGAAGAAATGTTGTGAAACGCTAACAGAAGAGAACAAGAGGTTGcagaaggaattacaagagctTAAATCATGGAAACTAACAGCATCGTATTGCATGCAGCTGCCTGCAGCAGCCACCCTCACCATGTGCCCTTCCTGTGAGAGAGTTGCCAACGGCGGCGATGGCCCTCCGGCGACGACGACGTCCATCCCTTTTACGATCGGACCCAAATCTCACTTCATCAATTCCTTATCTCACCCTTCAGCAGCCTGCTAG
- the LOC107920989 gene encoding phosphatidylinositol 4-kinase alpha 2-like — protein MSREKLRRAALPPVQENSSFLELLPIVRQHIIDGFTPKALDVFRREFDFFDKVTSISGVLFPLPKEERRAGIRRELEKIQVQGDDLYLPTAPNKLVCELDRTHYGLNCLHISTKFYLVPIILGKFKTPFMCLAAHVGTFMHQLWGYLPFFSYKRQGIL, from the exons ATGTCAAGAGAAAAACTAAGAAGAGCCGCACTTCCTCCTGTTCAAGAG AATAGTTCATTTCTAGAACTGTTACCAATTGTTCGACAACATATTATTGATGGTTTCACACCCAAGGCCCTTGATGTATTTCGAAGAGAATTTGATTTCTTTGACAAAGTTACATCCATTTCTGGTGTCCTATTTCCTCTTCCAAAGGAGGAACGCCGGGCTGGCATCAGGAG GGAGTTGGAGAAAATTCAAGTGCAGGGAGATGACCTTTATTTGCCAACTGCTCCTAATAAACTTGTGTGTGAATTGGACAGGACACATTATGGGTTGAATTGCTTACACATAAGCACAAAATTCTATcttgtaccaataattttgggaaaattcaAAACCCCCTTTATGTGCTTGGCTGCCCATGTTGGCACATTTATGCACCAATTATGGGGCTATCTCCCTTTTTTCTCCTACAAAAGACAAGGGATACTATGA